A region from the bacterium genome encodes:
- a CDS encoding PDDEXK nuclease domain-containing protein — protein MRKEEITTGVYNDFLGRIAKILVEARTKVTREINTTQVLAYWEIGREIVEFEQKGKARAEYGGKVLIKLSDDLTQKFGRGFSMDNLQLMRRFYSTYPDKFQIYETASRKSLQQTLSDQFVPMLSWSCYCELLKVDEPLARSFYEQEAIQSNWSVRELKRQINSMLFERLALSKDTKAVMEMAKEGQIIEKPEDAIKDPYILEFLNLKEETSYTENQLEQAIIDKLQHFLLEMGKGFSFVAHQKRITIANRHYYIDLVFYNRFLRCFVLIDLKSGELDHADIGQMNFYLNYYKENEKTEEENDPIGLVLCAKKDDIFAKYILGGLNNKVFASKYKLALPSEKELSSKLKSIPLLVEEQHDQRPTL, from the coding sequence ATGAGAAAAGAAGAGATAACCACAGGAGTTTATAATGACTTTCTTGGCAGGATTGCTAAGATTCTGGTTGAGGCAAGAACTAAGGTAACAAGAGAGATAAACACGACTCAGGTATTAGCCTATTGGGAGATTGGCAGAGAGATTGTCGAGTTTGAGCAGAAAGGTAAGGCACGGGCGGAATATGGTGGAAAGGTTCTTATCAAGTTATCTGATGATTTAACACAAAAATTTGGCAGGGGTTTCTCTATGGATAATTTGCAGTTAATGAGAAGGTTTTACTCAACATATCCAGATAAATTTCAAATTTACGAGACAGCGTCTCGTAAATCTCTTCAACAGACCTTGTCTGACCAATTTGTACCAATGCTATCCTGGTCATGCTATTGTGAATTGTTAAAAGTAGATGAACCTCTTGCTCGATCTTTTTACGAGCAAGAAGCAATTCAAAGTAACTGGTCAGTAAGAGAATTAAAAAGACAGATTAACTCAATGCTCTTTGAACGACTGGCTCTTAGTAAAGATACCAAAGCAGTAATGGAGATGGCAAAGGAAGGACAGATTATAGAAAAGCCAGAGGATGCAATTAAAGACCCTTATATCCTGGAGTTTCTTAATCTTAAGGAAGAGACATCTTATACAGAAAACCAATTAGAACAAGCGATTATTGATAAACTCCAACATTTCCTTCTGGAGATGGGTAAGGGTTTTAGTTTTGTCGCCCACCAAAAGAGAATAACTATCGCTAATCGGCATTATTATATTGATCTGGTCTTCTATAACCGCTTCTTGCGATGTTTTGTCTTGATAGACTTAAAGAGTGGTGAGCTTGACCACGCTGATATTGGTCAGATGAATTTCTACCTGAACTATTACAAGGAGAATGAGAAGACAGAAGAAGAGAATGACCCCATAGGTCTTGTTCTCTGTGCCAAGAAAGATGATATCTTTGCCAAGTATATCTTAGGCGGATTAAACAACAAGGTCTTTGCTTCCAAGTATAAATTGGCACTACCCTCGGAGAAGGAACTAAGTAGTAAGCTCAAATCAATCCCATTATTAGTGGAGGAACAACATGACCAAAGACCAACTCTATAG